Part of the Companilactobacillus zhachilii genome is shown below.
AGAAACGCCAAGCAGATAAATTTCTATTCATTGGAGCTGATCATATTTCTTCAACGGCTATGACAGCACGAAAATCAGGTTTTGTAGATTATTGTAATCGAAATGGTATGAAATATACGATTGATAAAGTTCCATCGACACATCATCAAGAGGAATTTGATATTCAAATTAAGAAAATTGTTGATAATATTGCTGGATCTAAGTATCAATACCGTAATCTGGGAATATTTTCTTATACAGATGAGGTAGCTTTGAGTTTATACAAAGAGCTTTTGAGAAGAAATATTAAAATTCCTGAAGAAGTACAGATTGTTGGGTTTGATGGTTGGAAGCTATCACAAGATCAACAATTGTCTATTTCATCTATTAGACAACCTGTAAAAGATATTGCAGTTAATGCCGTCAAACAACTTGACAAGAGAGTTAACAGAGAATCGACACAGGATGTACCGCGCATTATGCTTCCGGTTACTTTTTTGCAAGGAGATACAACTAAAACTATTTAGGAGTATATATTATGTTTAATGAAAAACAATTTAATTGGTTAGAGTGGTCATTAAACGGGAAAACATTACAAATAATTCCTTGGGGTCACGGACTTAGAGTCTGTGACTCTTTTAGTAATGAAGACAACAATTGGGCACTTACTGAAAAGGTTAGTAAACAGAGCAATTTTTTGGTTAAATACCAAAATAATTCAGCATCTATTATTAATGGAAAAATACGTGCAGAAGTTGATAAAAACGGTAAAGTGATTTTTTTCAATCAACATGGAAAAATGTTGTTAGAAGAGTTTTGGAGGTTTAGAAAAAAGAGCATCAGACAAGTCGATGAATCAACGTTTGTAGATGAGAATATGCTTAATAATTTTGTCAGTGCTTTAAAAATTCCTGGACGAGAGTTTAAACCGGTAATAGGAGGAGATTATCAAGTACATGTACGTTTTGAAGCTAATGAAGATGAAAAAATCTTTGGCATGGGTCAGTATCAACAAAAACAACTGAATTTAAAGGGATGTCGTTTAGAGTTAGCTCATCGAAATTCCCAAGCATCAGTTCCATTTATGCTTTCCAATAGGGGATATGGCTTTTTGTGGAATAATCCTTCGATTGGAGAAGTGACTTTTGCTGAAAACGGAACAGATTGGTATGCGAGTGATACTAAAAAAATTGATTATTGGATCTGTGCAGATGATACTCCTAAATATATCTTAGAAGATTATACAGAAGTAACAGGGCGTGCTCCCGAAATGCCGGATTATGGATTAGGTTTGTGGCAAAGTAAATTGAGATATCGCTCACAAGATGAGGTTTTGAAAGTAGCACATAAATACTATGATAATGGAATCCCATTGTCTGTGATTGTCGTTGATTACTTTCATTGGCCAACACAAGGGGATTTTAAATTTGATAAGCAATATTGGCCAAATCCCCAACAGATGGTAAACGAATTAGACAAAATGGGAATAAAATTAATGGTTTCAATTTGGCCTAACATTGATAAGCAGAGTGAAAACTATCAGGAAATGTTGGACAAGGGTTATCTAGTTAAATCAGATAGAGGTAATGGTTTAACAATGTTGTTCCAAGGTAATACTACTTTTTTTGATGCAACTAATCCTAAGGCAAGAGAATTTGTTTGGAGTAAGGTTAAAAAAATTATTTTGATAAGGGAGTACATATATTTTGGTTGGATGAGGCTGAGCCAGAGTACAGCCCTTATGATTATGACAACTATCGTCTTTATGATGGTAGAAATACCCAGGTGGGTAACGTTTATCCGAAAGAATACTCTAAGGGATTTTATGAAGGTATGAGAATGTCTGGTCAAAAGAAATTGTTAATTTGGTTCGTTCAGCCTGGGCGGGTAGCCAAAAATATGGAGCCTTAGTTTGGACTGGAGATATTGATTCTAGTTTTCGTTCGTTCAAATATCAGTATCAATGTGGTTTGAATATGGGAATTGCTGGAATTCCATGGTGGACAACGGATATTGGAGGATTTCATGGAGGCAATCCTGAGGATGATAAATTTAGAGAATTAATGATTCGTTGGTTTGAGTTTGAAACTTTTTGTCCTGTGTTAAGGATGCACGGCGATAGAGAACCACATACTTTGCCTTTAAGTAATCGTGGTGGTGGAAAAGTTGAGACTGGAGCTGGAAATGAAGTTTGGTCATATGGACAAAAAGCTTTTGAAATTATGAAGGAGTATATTAAAGAACGAAGTAGGATGAAACCATATATTGCTGAAATAATGAATGAAGCTCATGAAAAAGGGTATCCAGTTATGAGACCATTGTTTTTCGAATTTCCAGATGATAAGAAGTCATGGGATATTTCAAATCAACATATGTTTGGAGGCAAGTTACTTGTAGCTCCAATTTTTGATTATGGAGTTAGACAGCGAATGGTATATTTACCGAAATTAACCTCAAATAAAAAATGGATCAATATAAATAATGGTGATTCATATATTGGTGGACAAGAATATCTGGTTGAAGCTCCATTAAATGTTATACCTGTTTTTAAAAAGGTCTGAATTTGCATTATTATATAACGTATACTTAATGTATTATTTATTTAATTGAGGAAAATGTAAATTATGTATCAATTCAAACAACAATTATCAAATCCCAACACTAACTATTTCATAATAGATTCAAGCTCCAGTCCCGACCACAACG
Proteins encoded:
- a CDS encoding LacI family DNA-binding transcriptional regulator produces the protein MTNMKDVAQEAGVSLGSVSNYLNEKKIRPDAEERIKNAIKKLHYVRNNAARDLRTNGSSYVVFVLPTVWTPYFSELTFWIQKELDHYGYKAILCLSENEYEQEKGFVDMAEEQRVAGIISVSYSNLTSHVHSDIPLVSIEKEDTGLFPLVSSDNYSGGEIAAAELKKRQADKFLFIGADHISSTAMTARKSGFVDYCNRNGMKYTIDKVPSTHHQEEFDIQIKKIVDNIAGSKYQYRNLGIFSYTDEVALSLYKELLRRNIKIPEEVQIVGFDGWKLSQDQQLSISSIRQPVKDIAVNAVKQLDKRVNRESTQDVPRIMLPVTFLQGDTTKTI